A region from the Gemmatimonas aurantiaca genome encodes:
- the katG gene encoding catalase/peroxidase HPI produces the protein MEGHSAESEGKCPVAHGAHTTTTPRGRSTRDWWPNQLNLGVLHQHSPSSNPMGAEFNYAEEFRTLDLAAIKQDLTALMTDSQDWWPADFGHYGPLFIRMAWHSAGTYRVGDGRGGAGSGSQRFAPLNSWPDNVNLDKARRLLWPIKQKYGRKISWADLMILAGNVALESMGFKTFGFAGGREDVWEPEQDIYWGSEGKWLEDQRYSGDRDLENPLAAVQMGLIYVNPEGPNGNPDPAASARDIRETFKRMAMNDEETVALIAGGHTFGKTHGAGDVVHVGAEPEGADITEQGLGWANSHGTGRGGDTIGSGLEVTWTSTPTKWSSNFFWNLFGYDWELTRSPAGAHQWTPKFGQGADSVPDAHDPSKRHAPAMLTSDIALRVDPAYEKISRRFYENPDEFADAFARAWFKLTHRDMGPRSRYLGAEVPAEELVWQDPIPSVDHELVNAHDIAALEAQILASGLSIAELVSTAWASASTFRGSDKRGGANGARIRLAPQKDWEVNQPAQLSKVLGTLESIQQTFNAAQAGNKRVSLADLIVLGGNAAVKQAARKAGVDITVPFTPGRMDATQEQTDVESFAVLEPIADGFRNYLKKTYSISPEELLVDRAQLLTLSAPEMTVLVGGLRVLNANAGQSQHGVFTSRPETLTNDFFVNLLDMRAAWKAVDGSPNLFEVHDRASGEVKWTATRADLVFGSNSQLRALAEVYGESDAQEKFVQDFVAAWTKVMNLDRFDLA, from the coding sequence ATGGAAGGACACTCGGCTGAATCCGAGGGCAAGTGCCCGGTCGCGCATGGCGCGCATACCACCACCACGCCCCGCGGGCGATCGACCCGTGACTGGTGGCCCAACCAGCTCAACCTCGGCGTCCTGCATCAGCATTCCCCCTCGTCGAATCCCATGGGGGCGGAGTTCAACTACGCCGAAGAATTCAGGACGCTCGATCTTGCGGCCATCAAGCAGGATCTGACCGCGCTGATGACCGATTCGCAGGATTGGTGGCCGGCCGACTTCGGCCACTACGGTCCGTTGTTCATCCGCATGGCCTGGCACAGCGCCGGCACCTATCGCGTGGGCGATGGTCGCGGTGGCGCGGGCTCCGGCTCGCAGCGTTTCGCACCACTCAACAGCTGGCCCGACAACGTCAATCTCGACAAGGCCCGCCGCCTGCTGTGGCCGATCAAGCAGAAGTACGGCCGCAAGATTTCCTGGGCCGATCTCATGATTCTCGCCGGCAACGTCGCGCTCGAATCCATGGGCTTCAAGACGTTCGGGTTTGCCGGTGGCCGTGAAGACGTGTGGGAACCCGAGCAGGACATCTACTGGGGCAGCGAAGGCAAGTGGCTCGAAGACCAGCGCTATTCGGGAGACCGTGATCTCGAGAACCCGCTGGCCGCCGTGCAGATGGGGCTCATCTACGTGAACCCCGAAGGACCGAACGGCAATCCCGATCCGGCCGCCTCCGCGCGTGACATCCGCGAGACGTTCAAGCGCATGGCCATGAACGATGAAGAAACCGTGGCGCTCATTGCCGGTGGACACACGTTCGGCAAGACGCATGGCGCGGGCGACGTGGTCCATGTCGGAGCGGAACCCGAAGGCGCCGACATCACCGAGCAGGGCCTGGGATGGGCCAACAGTCATGGCACGGGTCGCGGTGGCGATACGATCGGCAGCGGTCTCGAAGTCACGTGGACGTCGACGCCCACGAAGTGGAGCAGCAACTTCTTCTGGAACCTCTTCGGTTACGACTGGGAGCTCACCAGGAGCCCCGCTGGTGCGCATCAGTGGACGCCGAAGTTCGGACAGGGCGCGGACTCGGTGCCGGACGCGCACGATCCCAGCAAGCGTCATGCGCCGGCGATGCTCACGAGCGACATCGCGCTGCGTGTCGATCCGGCCTACGAGAAGATCTCGCGGCGGTTCTACGAAAATCCCGACGAGTTCGCCGATGCGTTCGCGCGCGCATGGTTCAAACTCACGCACCGTGACATGGGACCGCGCTCGCGCTATCTCGGCGCCGAGGTGCCGGCCGAGGAACTGGTCTGGCAGGATCCCATTCCGTCGGTCGATCATGAACTCGTGAACGCCCACGACATCGCCGCACTCGAAGCGCAGATCCTCGCGTCGGGATTGTCGATCGCCGAACTCGTCTCCACCGCCTGGGCATCGGCGTCGACGTTCCGCGGCTCCGACAAGCGCGGCGGAGCCAACGGGGCGCGTATTCGTCTCGCGCCGCAGAAGGACTGGGAGGTGAATCAACCCGCCCAGCTCAGCAAAGTGCTCGGCACCCTCGAGAGCATCCAGCAGACCTTCAATGCCGCGCAGGCGGGCAACAAGCGCGTCTCGCTGGCCGATCTCATCGTGCTGGGTGGCAATGCGGCGGTGAAGCAGGCAGCACGAAAGGCCGGTGTGGACATCACCGTGCCCTTCACCCCGGGGCGCATGGACGCGACACAGGAGCAGACCGATGTGGAGTCGTTCGCGGTGCTCGAGCCCATCGCCGACGGTTTCCGCAACTATCTGAAGAAGACCTACAGCATCTCGCCCGAAGAATTGCTGGTGGACCGGGCGCAGCTGCTCACGCTGTCCGCGCCGGAGATGACCGTACTGGTGGGCGGTTTGCGCGTGCTGAATGCGAACGCCGGGCAGAGCCAGCACGGGGTGTTCACGTCGCGCCCCGAGACGCTCACGAACGACTTCTTCGTGAACCTGCTCGACATGCGCGCGGCCTGGAAGGCAGTGGACGGCTCGCCGAATCTCTTCGAAGTGCATGACCGCGCTTCGGGTGAGGTGAAGTGGACCGCAACGCGGGCAGACCTGGTGTTCGGTTCGAACTCGCAGCTGCGCGCGCTGGCCGAGGTGTACGGCGAATCCGACGCGCAGGAGAAGTTCGTGCAGGACTTCGTGGCGGCGTGGACGAAGGTGATGAACCTGGATCGTTTCGACCTGGCCTGA
- a CDS encoding TetR/AcrR family transcriptional regulator has translation MVRIPPVPYHHGDLRNDLLAVAFDILKAKGPAGLSLREVAREAGVSHQAPYHHFPSRAHLLAALAAQGFDQLAAELDAVQVAPGDVESQGYETAVHYVMFAARHPERFKLMFGGELGPRTQYPQLDEAARRVFERLVRPLGATIRPGAGNPPPVVLTSWAAMHGLAALVVDGQVRLEGQALEEAARQVATVLWVGIKRTVLESTSSVSPL, from the coding sequence ATGGTCCGGATCCCTCCTGTCCCGTATCACCATGGCGACCTCCGCAACGACCTGTTGGCGGTGGCGTTCGACATTCTGAAGGCCAAGGGGCCGGCCGGGCTGTCGTTACGGGAAGTGGCGCGTGAAGCGGGAGTGAGTCACCAGGCGCCCTATCACCACTTTCCCAGTCGGGCACACCTGCTGGCGGCGCTGGCCGCGCAGGGGTTCGATCAGTTGGCGGCGGAACTCGACGCCGTGCAGGTCGCTCCGGGCGATGTCGAATCGCAGGGGTACGAAACGGCCGTCCACTATGTGATGTTCGCGGCGCGCCACCCCGAGCGTTTCAAACTCATGTTCGGTGGTGAACTGGGGCCGCGCACGCAATATCCGCAGCTCGACGAAGCGGCACGACGTGTCTTCGAGCGACTCGTGCGGCCATTGGGAGCGACGATACGTCCCGGGGCTGGCAATCCGCCGCCGGTCGTGTTGACATCATGGGCGGCGATGCATGGATTGGCCGCGCTCGTCGTGGACGGCCAGGTGCGTCTCGAGGGACAGGCACTCGAGGAAGCGGCGCGTCAGGTGGCCACGGTGCTCTGGGTGGGCATCAAACGCACCGTATTGGAATCGACGTCATCCGTCTCCCCACTATGA
- a CDS encoding NADPH-dependent FMN reductase, with protein sequence MPHLLTISGSLRLGSSNTALLAAAAHLAAPDVLVTPYTNLAALPAFNPDVEDGPDPISDAVTDWRSALASADAVLISSPEYAHGVPGVLKNALDWVVGSGELVGKPVGLLSASAASAYVHPQLLEILGVMSADLVPGACLVVDIPRRGVDAMGLMANTEVAAVLQQAVGTLMQVAATRASHRDRLIG encoded by the coding sequence ATGCCGCATCTCCTGACCATCTCCGGAAGCCTCCGTCTCGGTTCCAGCAACACCGCGCTGCTGGCTGCGGCGGCGCATCTGGCGGCGCCGGACGTACTCGTCACTCCCTACACGAATCTGGCAGCTCTGCCGGCGTTCAACCCCGACGTGGAAGACGGGCCTGATCCGATCTCTGATGCCGTCACCGACTGGCGCTCGGCGCTGGCTTCGGCCGACGCGGTGCTGATCTCGAGCCCGGAGTATGCGCATGGTGTGCCAGGCGTCTTGAAGAACGCGCTCGATTGGGTGGTGGGCAGCGGTGAATTGGTGGGCAAGCCGGTGGGTCTCCTGAGTGCATCCGCGGCGTCGGCATACGTCCATCCGCAGCTGCTGGAGATTCTCGGTGTGATGAGCGCCGATCTGGTGCCGGGCGCCTGCCTGGTGGTCGACATCCCTCGGCGTGGTGTGGATGCGATGGGATTGATGGCGAATACCGAGGTGGCCGCGGTGCTGCAGCAGGCAGTCGGGACCCTCATGCAGGTGGCCGCGACCAGGGCGTCACATCGAGACAGGCTTATCGGCTGA
- the bla gene encoding subclass B3 metallo-beta-lactamase produces MLFTVACLFALFRVWKANGDRGGQQPAEPFRIAGNFYYVGANDVAAFLIAGPEGHVLIDGGYPGTAPMIIASIAKLGFDIRDVKVLLNSEPHHDHAGGLAALQQASGATLWASAASADVIEAGGDDVDLPWPLRALFRARILGYPVARVDHRLVDGDMVRVGPIVLTAHITGGHTRGCTSWSLPVHDGERVLQVVSACSLVKLGIGGYPEQDADFERSFVVLRALPADIWVSSHARLWGRYRKFAARDSVTDPVTPFIDPVGYRAYVDSAEARFRRGHVQ; encoded by the coding sequence TTGCTGTTCACAGTCGCCTGTCTCTTCGCACTCTTCCGCGTATGGAAGGCCAATGGAGACCGCGGCGGACAGCAGCCGGCCGAGCCGTTCCGGATCGCGGGCAATTTTTACTATGTCGGGGCCAATGATGTCGCGGCGTTTCTCATTGCCGGCCCCGAAGGACACGTACTGATCGACGGTGGGTATCCCGGCACGGCACCGATGATCATCGCCAGCATCGCGAAGCTGGGGTTCGACATCCGGGATGTGAAAGTGCTGCTCAACTCAGAGCCGCATCATGATCATGCCGGCGGACTGGCGGCGCTGCAGCAGGCTTCGGGGGCAACACTCTGGGCCAGTGCAGCCAGTGCCGACGTCATCGAAGCGGGTGGAGACGATGTCGATCTCCCATGGCCGCTGCGCGCACTGTTCCGTGCGAGGATCCTGGGATATCCCGTGGCACGCGTCGATCATCGTCTCGTCGACGGTGACATGGTGCGTGTCGGCCCCATCGTGTTGACGGCCCACATCACGGGCGGACATACGCGCGGATGCACATCCTGGTCGTTGCCGGTTCATGACGGCGAGCGTGTCCTGCAGGTGGTGAGTGCCTGCAGTCTGGTGAAACTCGGCATTGGCGGCTACCCGGAGCAGGACGCGGATTTCGAGCGGAGCTTTGTGGTGCTGCGTGCCCTGCCGGCGGATATCTGGGTCAGCTCTCACGCCAGACTCTGGGGTCGATATCGCAAGTTTGCCGCACGGGACTCGGTCACCGACCCGGTGACGCCTTTCATCGATCCCGTAGGCTATCGCGCCTATGTCGACTCGGCCGAAGCACGGTTTCGTCGGGGACACGTGCAGTAG
- a CDS encoding ferritin, with translation MLISATLAQAINAQIGNEFGASLQYYAIGAHFHRIHLAQLAKLFFKQADEEREHAQKLLHYVVETGGELRLPPIKEPVHTFASAEEALSAALRWEVEVTGQIKRLMDMAASESDYLAQNFLQWFVDEQLEEVNKMTRLLGVVRMAGERNLLSVEAYLVHGG, from the coding sequence ATGCTGATCAGCGCGACACTTGCCCAGGCCATCAATGCCCAGATCGGCAACGAGTTCGGCGCCAGCCTGCAGTACTACGCCATCGGTGCGCATTTCCATCGCATCCATCTCGCGCAACTGGCGAAACTGTTCTTCAAGCAGGCCGACGAGGAACGGGAACACGCACAGAAGCTGCTGCATTATGTGGTGGAAACCGGAGGCGAACTCCGGCTTCCCCCCATCAAGGAACCCGTGCATACGTTCGCGTCGGCCGAGGAAGCACTGTCGGCCGCGCTCAGGTGGGAAGTGGAAGTCACCGGTCAGATCAAACGTCTCATGGACATGGCCGCCAGTGAAAGTGACTATCTCGCGCAGAACTTCCTGCAGTGGTTCGTGGACGAGCAGCTCGAGGAAGTGAACAAGATGACCCGACTGCTCGGCGTGGTCCGCATGGCCGGCGAACGCAATCTGCTGTCGGTCGAAGCGTATCTCGTGCACGGAGGCTGA
- a CDS encoding exodeoxyribonuclease III: MKIYSWNVNGLRAVLKKGNFLPFIDAHRPDVLCLQETKSEREQVEIDLPDYHEYWNSATTKGYSGTAIFSRTEPLSVSLGFSSAVAKRFTFVDDAGRDSTTEGRIITAEFPKFYVVTVYTPNAKDDLSRLPLRSVNWDPAFLAHCKALEKKKPVVFCGDLNVAHTELDLANPKPNRGKKGFTTEERQGFQAFLDAGFVDSLRIFEQGNGHYTWWSHFANSRARNVGWRIDYVLVSSALRDAVTAAEIHADVMGSDHCPVSITLDV, translated from the coding sequence ATGAAGATCTACTCCTGGAACGTGAACGGCCTGCGGGCCGTGCTGAAGAAAGGAAACTTTCTCCCTTTCATCGACGCACATCGCCCCGACGTTCTGTGCCTGCAGGAAACCAAATCCGAACGTGAGCAGGTGGAGATCGACCTGCCGGACTATCACGAGTACTGGAACTCCGCCACGACCAAGGGCTATTCGGGCACGGCGATCTTCAGCCGGACCGAGCCACTGAGTGTCAGTCTTGGCTTCTCCAGCGCGGTGGCCAAGCGTTTCACCTTCGTCGACGACGCGGGCCGCGACAGCACCACCGAAGGCCGGATCATCACGGCGGAATTCCCGAAGTTCTATGTAGTGACCGTGTACACCCCGAACGCCAAGGACGACCTGAGTCGACTGCCACTGCGCTCCGTCAACTGGGATCCGGCGTTCCTCGCGCACTGCAAAGCGCTCGAAAAGAAGAAGCCCGTGGTATTCTGTGGTGATCTCAATGTGGCCCACACCGAACTCGATCTGGCCAACCCCAAACCCAATCGCGGCAAGAAAGGGTTCACCACCGAGGAACGCCAGGGATTCCAGGCATTCCTCGATGCGGGCTTCGTGGACTCGCTCCGCATCTTCGAACAGGGCAACGGTCATTACACTTGGTGGAGCCATTTCGCGAACTCGCGTGCCCGGAACGTGGGCTGGAGAATCGACTACGTGCTGGTCTCTTCCGCGCTCCGCGACGCCGTGACGGCCGCCGAGATTCATGCGGATGTGATGGGAAGCGATCACTGTCCGGTGAGCATCACCCTCGATGTATAG
- a CDS encoding alpha/beta hydrolase produces the protein MAGPKSLPVRVGRGICLAFATSVLGACTKPGSTHPVMRAGESAATGQYTTVNGLPMYYEIHGRSRDRRPPLVLLHGGGSTITTTFGRVLPLLASSRQIIAIELQGHGHTPDRPAPLSFEQDADDVAALLAHLGVTQADVFGFSNGANTTLQLARRHPALTHRLIVASGFVTKDGIPDSLWAFFKLPPDPAKMPPALRQAYLESAPDTTRLPALADKLMARLNGFHDWTDDEIRAIRAPTLVMIGDADAIRPEHAVRMARLLPHAQLAIFPGAEHGAYIGELSAMHACEECIPAAVQLVTRFLDAP, from the coding sequence ATGGCTGGCCCCAAGAGTCTGCCTGTTCGCGTCGGGCGCGGAATTTGTCTGGCCTTCGCGACCTCGGTGCTCGGCGCCTGCACCAAACCGGGGTCGACCCATCCGGTGATGCGGGCTGGTGAATCGGCAGCAACGGGCCAGTACACCACCGTGAACGGGCTCCCGATGTATTACGAAATCCACGGTCGCAGTCGCGATCGGAGACCTCCGCTGGTGCTGCTCCACGGAGGCGGATCGACGATCACGACCACATTCGGACGCGTGCTGCCGCTGTTGGCTTCGTCACGGCAGATCATCGCCATCGAACTGCAGGGCCACGGTCACACACCCGATCGCCCTGCCCCGCTTTCCTTCGAGCAGGACGCCGACGATGTGGCCGCACTGCTCGCGCATCTTGGCGTGACACAGGCCGATGTGTTCGGATTCAGCAACGGCGCCAATACCACGCTGCAATTGGCGCGTCGTCATCCGGCACTGACGCATCGCCTCATCGTCGCATCGGGGTTTGTCACGAAAGACGGCATTCCCGATTCCCTGTGGGCGTTCTTCAAGCTGCCGCCCGATCCGGCGAAGATGCCTCCCGCGCTTCGCCAGGCGTATCTGGAGAGCGCGCCCGACACCACGCGACTGCCGGCACTCGCCGACAAACTCATGGCCCGTCTCAACGGTTTTCACGACTGGACCGACGACGAGATTCGCGCGATCCGGGCGCCGACACTGGTGATGATCGGTGATGCCGATGCCATTCGCCCCGAGCATGCCGTGCGCATGGCGCGACTCCTGCCTCATGCCCAGCTCGCGATCTTCCCGGGCGCCGAACATGGTGCCTACATCGGCGAACTGTCGGCGATGCACGCGTGCGAGGAATGCATTCCCGCCGCGGTGCAGCTCGTCACGAGATTTCTGGACGCCCCGTGA
- a CDS encoding S41 family peptidase: protein MKVLAAVLIGLGSFIASQVHGQTPVNDTIPRGTRERIVRDLRELIDQRFAHFAGIPGYDIDVEYGRYRERALMTSSRWEFSLLTRALIASLRNGHTTFGDSWMRDADPALLPFSLAWIGGQWVVTTSRHPDLHVGDIVMTIDGLPADSVYHTQAKYISASSDRARRREFTARGFLWPHRLTLGLEHGRQVVVQRSVTPSDTASRPEVVRGRWIDSGQVAYIAIGSFGAPQYETQALELVTGPYRTARALIIDVRGNGGGNTPRALIKTLLNGKEFVWWKEDPYLLPNAMFDRLGASMKRRGGAEKPFAGQVVILADGGCGSACEDFVMPLQWQKRATVVGDTTAGTTGQPVFLRYDNGMQITVSAKRAAFPDGSLFEGVGIAPDIVIVTRREDLGSPRDRVLEAAVRVSTVSR from the coding sequence ATGAAGGTGCTTGCCGCAGTACTGATCGGACTCGGCAGCTTCATCGCCTCGCAGGTCCACGGTCAGACGCCCGTGAACGATACGATACCACGCGGCACGCGTGAACGAATCGTGCGGGACCTGCGGGAACTCATCGACCAACGATTTGCGCACTTCGCCGGCATTCCGGGCTACGATATCGACGTCGAGTACGGACGCTATCGCGAACGGGCGCTGATGACGTCGTCACGATGGGAGTTCTCGCTGCTCACGCGTGCCTTGATCGCATCGCTCCGCAACGGACACACGACGTTCGGCGATTCGTGGATGCGCGATGCCGATCCCGCTCTGCTGCCATTTTCGCTGGCCTGGATAGGCGGGCAATGGGTGGTGACGACATCACGCCATCCCGATCTGCATGTCGGTGACATCGTCATGACCATCGACGGTCTGCCTGCCGACAGTGTGTATCACACTCAGGCGAAGTACATTAGTGCGTCCAGCGATCGCGCCCGGCGGCGCGAATTCACGGCCCGCGGTTTCCTCTGGCCGCATCGACTGACGCTCGGACTGGAGCACGGTCGACAGGTGGTCGTACAGCGATCCGTGACACCATCCGATACGGCATCGAGGCCGGAGGTCGTGCGCGGCCGGTGGATCGACAGTGGACAGGTGGCCTACATCGCCATCGGATCGTTCGGGGCACCGCAGTATGAAACACAGGCGTTGGAACTCGTCACCGGGCCCTACCGGACTGCGCGCGCCCTGATCATCGACGTGCGGGGCAATGGGGGCGGCAACACCCCGAGAGCACTCATCAAGACCTTGCTGAACGGCAAGGAATTCGTGTGGTGGAAGGAAGATCCCTATCTGCTGCCCAATGCGATGTTCGATCGCCTGGGCGCCAGCATGAAGCGCCGTGGTGGTGCGGAGAAACCCTTTGCCGGACAGGTGGTGATTCTCGCCGATGGCGGCTGCGGGTCGGCCTGTGAGGACTTCGTCATGCCACTCCAATGGCAGAAGCGTGCGACCGTCGTGGGCGACACGACAGCGGGCACCACCGGTCAACCGGTGTTTCTGCGCTACGACAACGGCATGCAGATCACCGTATCGGCAAAACGTGCGGCCTTCCCGGATGGCTCCCTCTTCGAAGGCGTGGGCATCGCACCGGATATCGTGATCGTGACACGACGCGAGGACCTGGGCAGCCCACGGGATCGGGTGCTCGAGGCCGCCGTGCGTGTGTCCACAGTCAGCCGATAA
- the rph gene encoding rifamycin-inactivating phosphotransferase produces MNHATHHGIKHGTSHDVLDLREIGRHRARRDDTPIAMVGGKGAHLGALSHIEGIDVPAGFCITTNAFRRIIAVARAGDARFDDHLDQLTRPDPIGQETVRTSSAVLRDIIEAAAIPPDLTRAIAQAIEQVHARSDAAIAWAVRSSATAEDLPTASFAGQQDTYLNVIGTADVLRHISKCWASLFSERAVTYRLRNGIDHRQVYMAVVVQQMVFPHAAGMLFTADPVSGSRRISVVEAGFGLGEALVTGLTNADRYEVRGGAIITKTIAAKTLVVRTSPGGGTTSRAVEGVRQHDPALTDDQVIRLVELGGRIAAHFGSPQDIEWCLVDDGFAIVQSRPITTLFPIPETHDGTNHVYLSVGHQQMMTDPMKPLGISFWQLTTPKPMSVAGGRLFVDVTETLASPVQRAGLLDMIGKSDPLLPELLQEIIDRGDFLPPDSSAATWPMGDIAPAGAPAGALAPVEDDPAIVTTLIARNRDSVATLQQEIQGKTGLALIEFILTDIQELRRLLFHPESHRVIMAAMNATWWLDEHLRAWLGDKRAVDALTLSVANNITSEMGLALLDVADVIRPYPDVVRFLGHALEQADAHFLDALPAVDGGTQAREAIGRWLHTYGMRGVGEIDITRPRWSERPLMLLPLLLGNIRNFEPGASARRFAEGLDVARETERDVLTHLRDLPDSEQKVAETRRMIDRVRTLIGYREYPKYGMVSRYFIYKQALLGEAERLVRDGVLHECEDIYYLTLQELRDVVRTHVADAGLILKRRDAFRGYQALTPPRVLTSDGECINGKYRRADIPAGALVGLPVSAGTVEGRARVVLDIATATIEPGDILVTAYTDPSWTPLFVAARGLVTEVGGLMTHGAVIAREYGLPAVVGVEGATKRIRDRQRIRLHGTEGYIEFLS; encoded by the coding sequence ATGAATCACGCGACGCATCACGGGATCAAACACGGGACAAGTCACGATGTGTTGGACCTCAGGGAGATCGGTCGGCACCGCGCTCGCAGGGATGACACGCCGATCGCCATGGTGGGTGGGAAGGGCGCCCATCTGGGAGCGCTGTCACACATCGAAGGAATCGATGTCCCCGCCGGATTCTGCATCACCACCAATGCGTTCCGGCGCATCATCGCGGTTGCACGGGCCGGCGATGCCCGGTTCGACGATCATCTCGATCAGCTGACCCGTCCCGACCCCATCGGCCAGGAGACGGTGCGGACATCGAGCGCTGTGCTGCGCGACATCATCGAAGCCGCCGCCATTCCGCCGGATCTCACACGGGCGATTGCACAGGCCATCGAACAGGTACACGCGCGATCCGACGCCGCGATCGCGTGGGCCGTTCGTTCGAGTGCCACCGCGGAGGACCTGCCCACCGCGTCTTTTGCCGGACAGCAGGACACGTATCTCAATGTCATCGGCACCGCCGACGTTCTCCGGCACATCAGCAAGTGCTGGGCGTCGTTGTTCAGCGAACGGGCCGTGACCTATCGTCTGCGCAACGGCATCGATCACCGACAGGTGTACATGGCCGTCGTCGTGCAGCAGATGGTGTTCCCGCACGCCGCGGGCATGCTCTTCACCGCCGATCCGGTCTCCGGCAGCCGCCGGATCTCCGTCGTGGAAGCCGGCTTTGGACTCGGTGAAGCGCTCGTCACCGGCCTGACCAATGCCGACCGATATGAGGTCAGAGGTGGCGCCATCATCACGAAGACGATTGCCGCAAAGACGCTCGTGGTACGGACCTCACCAGGGGGAGGAACCACATCACGGGCTGTGGAAGGAGTCCGGCAACATGATCCGGCACTGACCGACGATCAGGTCATCCGGCTCGTGGAGCTCGGTGGCCGGATCGCCGCACATTTCGGCAGTCCTCAGGATATCGAATGGTGTCTGGTGGACGACGGGTTCGCGATCGTGCAGAGCCGACCCATCACGACCCTGTTTCCCATCCCCGAGACACACGACGGCACGAACCACGTCTATCTGTCCGTCGGTCATCAGCAGATGATGACCGATCCCATGAAGCCATTGGGGATCTCGTTCTGGCAACTGACCACGCCGAAGCCCATGAGCGTGGCGGGTGGGAGATTGTTCGTCGACGTCACCGAAACGCTCGCCTCACCGGTGCAGCGTGCCGGCCTGCTGGACATGATCGGCAAATCCGATCCCCTGCTCCCCGAACTGCTGCAGGAGATCATCGACCGGGGCGACTTCCTTCCTCCCGACAGCAGCGCCGCCACATGGCCGATGGGCGATATCGCACCGGCGGGCGCACCGGCAGGCGCACTGGCGCCGGTGGAAGACGATCCTGCCATCGTCACGACGCTCATCGCACGCAATCGCGACTCGGTCGCCACACTGCAGCAGGAGATCCAGGGCAAGACCGGTCTGGCGCTCATCGAATTCATCCTCACCGATATCCAGGAGCTCAGGCGGCTGCTGTTTCATCCAGAGAGTCATCGGGTGATCATGGCGGCGATGAACGCGACGTGGTGGCTCGACGAGCATCTTCGGGCGTGGCTGGGCGACAAGCGCGCCGTCGATGCGCTCACGCTGTCGGTGGCGAACAACATCACATCGGAGATGGGGCTGGCGTTGCTGGATGTCGCCGACGTCATCCGTCCCTATCCGGACGTCGTGCGTTTTCTCGGGCACGCGCTCGAGCAGGCCGATGCACATTTTCTCGACGCGCTGCCTGCGGTGGACGGCGGTACGCAGGCACGGGAGGCCATCGGGAGGTGGCTGCACACATACGGCATGCGCGGCGTGGGAGAGATCGACATCACGAGGCCGCGCTGGAGCGAGCGGCCGCTCATGCTGCTGCCACTCCTGCTCGGCAACATCCGCAACTTCGAGCCGGGCGCCAGCGCACGACGTTTCGCCGAGGGACTCGATGTGGCGCGCGAAACGGAGCGTGATGTGCTGACCCATCTCCGCGATCTGCCCGATAGCGAACAGAAGGTTGCGGAAACCAGGCGCATGATCGACCGCGTGCGGACATTGATCGGCTACCGCGAATATCCCAAGTACGGCATGGTGAGTCGCTACTTCATCTACAAACAGGCCCTGCTTGGCGAAGCGGAGCGTCTCGTGCGGGACGGCGTGCTGCACGAGTGTGAGGACATCTACTATCTCACGCTACAGGAATTGCGGGATGTCGTACGGACACATGTGGCGGACGCCGGGCTCATTCTCAAACGCCGGGACGCGTTTCGCGGCTATCAGGCACTCACCCCGCCGCGTGTGCTCACTTCGGACGGGGAGTGCATCAATGGGAAATACCGGCGAGCCGACATCCCCGCGGGCGCACTGGTCGGTTTGCCGGTGTCCGCGGGGACGGTGGAAGGGCGGGCTCGCGTGGTGCTGGACATCGCCACGGCGACCATCGAACCGGGGGACATTCTGGTGACGGCGTACACCGATCCGAGCTGGACGCCGCTGTTCGTCGCGGCGAGAGGACTGGTGACCGAGGTGGGTGGTCTCATGACTCATGGCGCCGTGATCGCCCGCGAGTACGGTCTGCCCGCCGTCGTGGGAGTGGAGGGCGCCACGAAGCGCATTCGTGATAGGCAACGTATCCGTCTCCATGGCACGGAGGGATACATCGAGTTCCTGTCATGA
- a CDS encoding VOC family protein, producing the protein MTRLLAAEPQLHVRDLHASVDYYTRVLGFSVAFVYGDPPFYGQVHRDGVRLNLRHLDVHPIDPTLRDAEQLLTASIVLDDADPLFREYQRSGALIVQPLQDETWGATTFIVADPDGNRLLFASGSSA; encoded by the coding sequence ATGACCCGACTCCTCGCTGCCGAACCGCAACTCCACGTCCGCGACCTCCACGCCTCCGTCGACTACTACACGCGTGTGCTCGGCTTTTCCGTCGCTTTCGTGTACGGGGATCCGCCATTCTATGGCCAGGTGCACCGGGATGGCGTACGACTCAATCTGCGCCACCTCGATGTGCATCCGATCGACCCCACCCTGCGCGATGCCGAACAATTGTTGACGGCTTCCATCGTGCTCGATGACGCGGACCCGTTGTTCCGCGAGTACCAGCGCAGCGGAGCCCTCATCGTTCAGCCGCTCCAGGACGAAACGTGGGGAGCCACGACATTCATCGTGGCCGATCCCGATGGCAATCGACTGCTCTTCGCCAGCGGCAGCTCCGCATAG